Proteins co-encoded in one Rattus rattus isolate New Zealand chromosome 5, Rrattus_CSIRO_v1, whole genome shotgun sequence genomic window:
- the LOC116900127 gene encoding olfactory receptor 50-like, whose protein sequence is MKSMTQDNESTVSDFNLLGLPIRAEDQGVYSALFLAMYLTTVLGNLLIILLIRLDPHLHTPMYFFLSHLALTDISFSSVTAPKMLMNMLTHSQSISYAGCVSQVYFYIAFSDLDSFLLTSMAYDRYVAICHPLHYNTIMSQNLCILLLVMSWALSSANALVHTLLLARLSHFRNNTISHYFCELSALLKLSSSDTTINKMVILPLGTVVIILPFVLILVSYGCIGVTILKIPSINGIYKTLSTCGSHLCVVSLYYGAIIGLYFVPSSNNTNDQDAIVAVIYTVVTPMLNPFIYSLRNRDMKGALRNILSRRLCSQ, encoded by the coding sequence ATGAAGAGCATGACACAGGATAATGAGAGCACTGTGTCTGATTTCAACCTCCTGGGGCTCCCCATTCGGGCAGAAGACCAAGGTGTGTACTCTGCCCTGTTCCTGGCCATGTACCTGACAACTGTGCTGGGGAACCTGCTCATCATCCTGCTTATCAGGCTGGACCCTcacctccacacccccatgtacttcttcctcagccacTTGGCTCTCACAGACATATCTTTCTCATCAGTCACAGCTCCAAAGATGCTCATGAATATGCTGACACACAGTCAGTCCATCTCATATGCTGGGTGTGTTTCCCAGGTATATTTTTACATAGCTTTTAGTGATCTCGACAGCTTTCTTTTGACTTCCATGGCCTATGATAGGTATGTGGCTATCTGCCACCCTCTGCACTATAACACCATCATGAGTCAGAACCTCTGTATTCTTCTATTAGTTATGTCCTGGGCCTTATCTTCTGCTAATGCTCTTGTACACACCCTTCTCTTGGCTCGCCTATCTCACTTTAGAAACAATACCATCTCCCACTATTTCTGTGAACTCTCTGCATTGCTGAAGCTGTCCAGTTCAGACACCACCATCAATAAGATGGTCATCCTGCCTTTAGGAACTGTAGTCATTATCTTACCATTTGTATTAATTCTGGTCTCTTATGGCTGCATAGGAGTCACAATTCTGAAAATTCCCTCTATCAATGGAATCTACAAAACCTTGTCCACGTGTGGCTCTCACCTCTGTGTGGTTTCTTTGTACTATGGGGCCATCATTGGACTATATTTTGTCCCCTCATCTAATAACACTAATGACCAGGATGCCATTGTTGCTGTGATATATACTGTGGTCACACCGATGTTGAATCCCTTTATTTATAGTCTCAGGAATCGGGATATGAAAGGAGCGCTGAGAAATATCCtcagcaggagactgtgttcaCAGTGA